One window from the genome of Drosophila albomicans strain 15112-1751.03 chromosome 2L, ASM965048v2, whole genome shotgun sequence encodes:
- the LOC127565101 gene encoding transient receptor potential cation channel protein painless-like yields the protein MAKRKVYTQQELEDIIEAGDFSKFVVAFSHGAKPNLRDEDNQMIPFEKALSTKGCGGFIMVCLFAGCDPNYVNPILNKAAIHYAIDSWSTDNLSELVKRPNFQVDVDHMYEGETALSRLIKSLKKENAPSLTDAIRLLLNKGASPNIVDSDGKSLMEQVLLNETISQEIRTSLIVEFLKTPEISLVNYLEGLDYLLMHSLDGNSNLLYYLLVRPLLSKPVWQMLDTLSQYRMNIVNWDNKKMLRRLLIEHITKHTEKALETVLATLEKNSPQENEYLVELAVKAGSWSTALELLKSEFLKTVAKSTLLKTMIKQVQLKPLDNYLQRNEYQECLLQWLKDRREFINDFDNELKTPLHYAVLCRNEIAIRVHLKEGARLGVCNDNNRFVIEDMDAKLLEKHFDYCITGRGEKTSHEGYEIIMNFLNMTNENNELDIAPIACMARSKELCTLLEHPLITCFLQLKWSRLTTIFITTHFIINIILSLILWIHICLRFPKRHNNELPIWIVKSLLQVLIGYLLIVEVFCFAIAKHWGRLFHFILIFMLILTNIECGDDIQRLISVFAIMLMGIKLMNLIGALPVPFISVHMLMLRQVASTFATSLLQYSMLLFNFSLCFYVLFSKPSSTNSANSTDSANLTGSANATDNHFSLSFEKLDLSFIKTLVMFNGENDNIDANGYFSIFVVIIFMFMVMVLTNLLGGLAFGDTQTIRAQVELNAAICRANVLYNYEELLDWSSPRMERLIRFFKKLMRIHADTYSYISIFPKQKNRAKCFAFLVQNPFQSLCFWHRSPA from the exons ATGGCGAAGCGCAAAGTCTATACTCAGCAAGAGCTAGAGGATATAATTGAAGCTGGAGATTTCagtaaatttgttgttgccttcaGCCATGGAGCTAAGCCTAACCTCAGGGATGAGGACAATCAAATGATCCCCTTTGAGAAGGCCCTATCAACAAAAGGATGTGGTGGTTTTATAATGGTGTGTCTGTTTGCTGGCTGCGATCCCAATTAC GTTAATCCGATTCTTAATAAAGCTGCCATCCACTATGCAATCGATTCATGGAGTACGGACAATCTTTCCGAGCTGGTGAAACGACCCAACTTCCAAGTAGATGTTGATCACATGTACGAGGGGGAAACAGCATTAAGTAGATTAATCAAAAGCctaaaaaaagagaatgcTCCCAGTCTCACTGACGCCATTCGATTGCTATTGAACAAAGGTGCTTCTCCCAATATTGTCGATTCTGATGGCAAATCTCTCATGGAACAAGTGCTACTCAACGAAACAATCTCGCAAGAAATACGAACGAGTTTGATCGTAGAGTTCCTAAAAACGCCCGAAATCAGTCTGGTCAACTATCTTGAAGGACTCGATTATCTATTGATGCATTCTCTCGACGGTAACAGTAACCTGCTCTACTATCTCCTAGTGCGTCCGTTACTCAGTAAGCCTGTTTGGCAAATGCTCGACACTTTGTCGCAATACCGAATGAACATTGTAAACTGGGATAACAAGAAAATGTTGCGACGTTTGCTCATAGAGCACATCACAAAGCATACTGAGAAGGCACTCGAAACAGTGCTTGCCACCCTGGAAAAGAATTCGCCTCAGGAAAATGAGTATCTGGTGGAGTTGGCTGTCAAAGCTGGAAGCTGGTCGACTGCTCTCGAATTGCTTAAGAGCGAATTTCTCAAGACGGTGGCCAAGAGCACGCTTCTAAAAACAATGATTAAGCAGGTGCAATTGAAGCCGCTGGACAATTACCTGCAGAGAAACGAATACCAGGAGTGTTTGCTGCAATGGCTTAAAGATCGGCGGGAGTTTATCAATGACTTCGATAATGAGCTCAAAACGCCTCTGCATTATGCGGTGCTCTGCCGCAATGAGATTGCCATAAGAGTGCACTTGAAGGAGGGCGCCAGATTGGGAGTGTGCAATGACAACAATCGCTTTGTGATCGAGGATATGGATGCCAAGCTTCTGGAGAAGCATTTCGATTACTGCATCACTGGGCGAGGCGAGAAGACCAGCCATGAGGGTTACGAGATCATAATGAACTTTCTGAATATGACCAACGAGAACAACGAACTCGATATTGCTCCCATTGCCTGCATGGCCCGGTCGAAGGAGCTGTGTACACTGCTGGAGCATCCGTTGATCACCTGCTTCCTGCAGCTGAAGTGGAGTCGACTCACCACCATCTTTATCACCACCCACTTTATAATCAATATCATCTTAAGTTTGATCTTGTGGATCCATATTTGCTTGCGTTTCCCTAAACGTCACAACAACGAGCTTCCTATATGGATTGTTAAGAGTCTGCTCCAAGTGCTGATTGGCTATCTTCTCATTGTggaagtcttttgttttgcgatAGCCAAACATTGGGGCAGATTATTCCATTTTATTCTGATTTTTATGCTCATCCTCACAAACATCGAGTGTGGAGATGACATCCAAAGGCTTATTTCCGTCTTCGCCATCATGTTGATGGGCATCAAGCTGATGAATCTTATTGGTGCCCTACCTGTGCCTTTCATATCGGTGCACATGCTCATGCTGCGCCAGGTGGCTAGTACTTTCGCAACGAGCTTGTTGCAGTACTCCATGCTTTTGTTCAACTTCAGCTTGTGCTTCTATGTGCTGTTTTCCAAACCGAGCTCTACAAATTCAGCGAATTCTACGGATTCAGCGAACTTAACCGGTTCAGCGAACGCAACAGATAATCATTTCAGTCTCTCCTTTGAAAAACTCGATTTATCGTTTATCAAGACACTTGTGATGTTCAATGGTGAAAATGATAATATTGACGCTAATggatatttcagtatttttgtggtgaTCATATTCATGTTTATGGTCATGGTCCTGACCAATTTACTGGGCGGCCTGGCCTTCGGCGATACGCAG ACTATTCGGGCTCAAGTGGAACTCAATGCTGCCATTTGTCGAGCAAATGTGTTGTACAATTATGAAGAACTCTTGGACTGGAGTTCGCCTCGAATGGAACGTCTGATTCGCTTCTTTAAGAAACTAATGAGAATCCATGCAGATACGTATAGCTATATATCCATATttccaaaacaaaagaatcGGGCGAAG tgCTTCGCCTTTCTGGTACAGAATCCTTTTCAAAGTCTGTGCTTTTGGCATCGCAGTCCAGCTTGA